TTTTTTGAAAAATACAAAATATTAGAACTTTTTTATATACTCACTTTTTAACAATAATTTGTGATAATATGTTCTATTGTATTAACTACTATTAGGGGGAAACAACATGAACAACTCATTATCGTCAAGAGACATTCTTGCGATTGGCTTAATGGTTTTTGCTTTGTTCTTCGGTGCCGGAAATATGATATTTCCTCCTGCTCTTGGACAAGCAGCTGGGGAGGATGTTTGGATCGCCGCGCTTGGCTTTTTAACGACCGGAATTGGTCTTCCATTACTCGGAATTGCCGCTATTGCCATTTCAAATGGAGACTTAGAAACAATTGCCGGACGTGTGCATCCAAAATTCGGACTATTTTTTACAACTATCGTTTATTTAACAATTGGTCCTATTTTTGCGATTCCGCGTACAGCAACGGTATCGTATGAAATTGCAGTCGTACCTTATCTATCTAAATTTTCAGAAGATTACGAATGGGTAGCAAAAATGGTTGATCAAACTTCTTGGTTGCCTTTATTTTTGTTTGTCGTTCTTTTCTTTACGGTTACATTATTATTTGCATTAAATCCATCTAAATTAGTCGACCGAATCGGAAAAATTTTAACACCTATTCTTTTAGCAGTTATCGTTATTTTAGTTATTAAAGGAATCTTGTTCCCATTAGGTGATTTACAAAGTGCTACAGGAAACTATGCAAAAGAACCATTTTTCACAGGGTTTGTCGATGGTTACGGAACGATGGATGCACTTGCATCGCTTGTTTTTGGAATTGTTATTATTAATGCAATTAAGCAAAGAAATGTCACCAATCCAAAAATCATCGCAAAAAGTACCATTAAAGCAGGCTTTATTTCCGCTTCTTTATTAGGAGCAGTATATCTTGCACTTTCTTATATCGGGGCAACAAGTCGTGATTTAACAAAAGATGCAGATAACGGCGGAGCTATTCTTTCTATTATTGCCAAAGAATTATACGGTCCGACTGGAACTGCTATTTTAGGCGCTGCCATTTTATTCGCTTGTTTAACAACAGCAATCGGTCTTGTTTCTGCTTGTGGGGAATTTTTCTCCAAAGTAATTCCTGGCGTGACGTATAAACAAGTAGCTGTCATCACAACACTTATCGGGGCAACAATTGCGAATGTTGGATTAGCTAAATTAATTGAAATTACCATTCCGGTATTATTAATGATTTATCCAATTGCGATCGTACTAATGATTCTCACATTCTTACATCCATTCTTCAATGGATATCAAGCTGTTTATGTAGGGGCAGTTATCGGAGCACTTCTCATTAGTATTTTTGACGGATTAAATGCATTTGGTGTAAATGTTACACAAATCATTGACTTTTTCAATTCATTTTTACCTTTTTATAGCAAACAAGTTGGTTGGTTAGTTCCTTCCTTAATCGGTGGTTTAATCGGATTTGTCATTGCTATCTTAACCAAACAAGAAGAAAAACCATTACAATAAGCCAAAAAAAAAGCGATGTTACGTACGTAACATCGCTTTTACTTTTTCACTGGTAATTCTAATTGTTGGATAGAGCCTGGACTAACTCGCTCAATCGACATTGCTGCTTTTTCAAGCGCTTGTTCATATTTACATTCTCTAAATGCTTGTTCTGCTTCGTCTAGTTGACGAGACAATTCTTTAGATTTTCTTCGATACCGATTTCCATATTGGATTAATCGTTCAAATAATTGCACTTGCTCAATCATTTTATTCGTTTGGGTTTGTAGATCATTCACCATTTCTTCTGCTTCCTTCAATAAACGGTTAATGACATCCATTTGAAGTGGCTTTTCTTCCAACTGATTTTTACATTTTTCTAGTTTACCTTTTGTGCGCTCCATTAATACTTTATATTCGCTCGTCACGCCTGGTAAATGATGAATTTGTACTTTCCGACTCATTTCTAATACTTGATGTCGCATTGCTTTTAATTTTTGTTTTGCTTCATATTCATCTTTACGTAAACTTTGAAGCGTTTCGATATATTCCTCATATGCTTGATCCACTGCTTTTAATTTTTCTTCTACTTCTTTTAATGTTTGTTCTAATAATACGAAAGATTGTTTTTCTTTCGTTAACGTATCAGCCACAAGATTGTATTTTTTTGTTGCTTGTGATAGTTCGCGTTTAAAATAATGTTCATTCACAACATCGGAATCCATTAAATGATATGTTTCTTGTAAATCCAACGCTTCTTTTTCTAATTTTTGAATTTTTTCTGTTGTTCTTTTTAACCATTCTTCATAATGGGCTGATTCTACTTTCACAAATTGTCTTGCAATAACTTCTTTTTGCAATTGATCGTACATATCGTCAATTTTTTGATTCGTATCTTCTAAAGAATGTTTCACATCATCAATTTGAACTTTTATCATCTTTTCATACATGTTCGGTAATTCTTTTCTTAACAAATCAATTTGTTTTTGAATCGATAAATACGTTAAATCATATCCGTCTTCTTCCATTTCTTTTTGTCCGCGTTCTAATTCATCTAATGCATTTGGGATGTTATGTTTCAATTCACTTAGCAGCTGTGGAACTTCTCCCATTTTTTCGTCCATCTCTACGAGTTTTTCTTTTACCTCTACTAACACTTCTCGCGCTTGATAATAGTCCCCTTCATCAATAAACTGTTGGTACAATTCGTATTGTTCTTTTAATCGTTGATGCTCTTCTTCAAAATACGTAACCGTTTCACCAAAGGATAAATGATGCGCTAACATCGTTCTTCTCGTGTTAGCTAATAGGGTCTCAACTTCTTGGCAGTCTTTTTCATTATCTTCTTTATGTTGAAGTAACTCCTGCACTTCTTTAATAATGTTATTCATTTGCTCTTCTGTGTGCAGTAATCGTTCTTCCGTATCTTTCAATTTTTGTTTTACCTTTGTAAAACGGTATTTGTCTACTGCTTGTTCAGCATCAAAAATTTGTTCTTCGATTTCTGGCATATGAACAGTAATAATATCGTCCCATTCACTTCGCCATTTTTCAAAATTTTCTTCCGTTTTACCTTTTACATTTAATGCTTTGATTTTAGCGATTTCTTCTGTCATCGGTCGACTCATTAATTCCATTTTTAATGAATCTAATCGATCAATTTCCGCATAGGATTTTTTTCTAAACCATGTAGTCAAACCAAAAATAATAAATAATACAGCAAATATAGCAATAATCCAAGTCACGACAAGTTCCTCCTTACGACTGTCCGACCAAAATTTATGAAAAAATGACATCCTTTTATTGGTTTTATGAAAAGATTGCATTTATCTTTAAATTAGTCTTCCTTATGTACTTTGAACTAGTTTCTCCGTAAAGATTTTATCTTTTTCGTTTTGATAGTTACATACCATTTCAAACAGAAA
The genomic region above belongs to Massilibacterium senegalense and contains:
- the brnQ gene encoding branched-chain amino acid transport system II carrier protein is translated as MNNSLSSRDILAIGLMVFALFFGAGNMIFPPALGQAAGEDVWIAALGFLTTGIGLPLLGIAAIAISNGDLETIAGRVHPKFGLFFTTIVYLTIGPIFAIPRTATVSYEIAVVPYLSKFSEDYEWVAKMVDQTSWLPLFLFVVLFFTVTLLFALNPSKLVDRIGKILTPILLAVIVILVIKGILFPLGDLQSATGNYAKEPFFTGFVDGYGTMDALASLVFGIVIINAIKQRNVTNPKIIAKSTIKAGFISASLLGAVYLALSYIGATSRDLTKDADNGGAILSIIAKELYGPTGTAILGAAILFACLTTAIGLVSACGEFFSKVIPGVTYKQVAVITTLIGATIANVGLAKLIEITIPVLLMIYPIAIVLMILTFLHPFFNGYQAVYVGAVIGALLISIFDGLNAFGVNVTQIIDFFNSFLPFYSKQVGWLVPSLIGGLIGFVIAILTKQEEKPLQ
- a CDS encoding septation ring formation regulator EzrA, encoding MTWIIAIFAVLFIIFGLTTWFRKKSYAEIDRLDSLKMELMSRPMTEEIAKIKALNVKGKTEENFEKWRSEWDDIITVHMPEIEEQIFDAEQAVDKYRFTKVKQKLKDTEERLLHTEEQMNNIIKEVQELLQHKEDNEKDCQEVETLLANTRRTMLAHHLSFGETVTYFEEEHQRLKEQYELYQQFIDEGDYYQAREVLVEVKEKLVEMDEKMGEVPQLLSELKHNIPNALDELERGQKEMEEDGYDLTYLSIQKQIDLLRKELPNMYEKMIKVQIDDVKHSLEDTNQKIDDMYDQLQKEVIARQFVKVESAHYEEWLKRTTEKIQKLEKEALDLQETYHLMDSDVVNEHYFKRELSQATKKYNLVADTLTKEKQSFVLLEQTLKEVEEKLKAVDQAYEEYIETLQSLRKDEYEAKQKLKAMRHQVLEMSRKVQIHHLPGVTSEYKVLMERTKGKLEKCKNQLEEKPLQMDVINRLLKEAEEMVNDLQTQTNKMIEQVQLFERLIQYGNRYRRKSKELSRQLDEAEQAFRECKYEQALEKAAMSIERVSPGSIQQLELPVKK